The stretch of DNA GGGCTGTTACTGCATCATGGGAAAATCCCACTAACTCCCCCAAGAGAGGAATGTGTATCTCTCTATAAGTGAAATGACAAATCAAAAAAGTTACAACTCATGCTTTACAAGATGCAGTGAACAATATTTCCTCTTGGGCCATGCCATTTCTATTTAGACAGAAACTGAGCTTGAGTAAGTCCATATTATCAATTAATTATCTTGTATTGGTATATGAAAAAGAATACAAACAAGTTTGAAAATATTTCTCAGAAAGAGAACAGAAACCTAATTTCAATAACGAGATTGAAACTATCTTAACAGGCAAAATTGACAAAGCTTAGCAGAAATCTAACCTAAGAAACATGATTTACAGAGAAATAACTTAAACTACACTGATGGAAAGCTAACGTCACTGACAAAATTTCAAGAAATCTCGCCAGAGCATTATATAAAATAAGAGAGAACAGAcgaaaattttgtaataaaaactaATTTAAAAGTTTTCCAATCAGAAATGGTGTTCTTGTAGATCAATATCTATAGCTCCTCAAACGTTGACGAATCATTTCTTTTCTAACGTAGAAGTCACGAGAATAACAATTTGATGTCTAAATCCAGTCAAAGTCCAGATGGGAAAGAGCAGAAGGAAATTGGGCAACTTTTAATTCTGACAGAAGTGATGGATTGGTATATCGCAAAGAAAGAAAACaagtgggtgaaaaaaaaaaatattccaaagaacTCGTCTCATATACAAGAGTACATTTGAAAGACATAATTCAATCTTACCccatgttgaataataataataataataataataataataataataataataataataataataataataataataatgcactttgGCAAGAGGTCCTCTTTTAAACATGCTGAGTTTAAGATGATAGCAGCGTCAGCTagatttattttagataaaaaaccTTTCTAAATAATAATGATGGATATCTTACCTGAGTAAGTAAAGGCTACCATTATAGTTCTCTCCATTGGTGGCGCCCATTGTGCCAACAAGCACTGCATGGCTGGAACGCAAACGCCCTGAAAAAAAAGGTCATAATATAGTCTTTGATTGATGATATAGATAAGATGTTTAGACACTACAGATTGAAATATAACATTGGCTTCCATTTAGCCTTTACAGCTaactataaaggagagagagagagagagagagagagaggagagagagagagagagagagagagagagagagagagggagagagagtcatAATATACTCTAATTGACCCTCATAGATAAAATTGTTTAGACACTAAAGATTGACATATGACATTGGCTAGCCTTAACAGCTagcattaaaggagagagagagagagagagagagagaagagagagagagagagagagagagagagaggagagagagagagagagagagagagagccataataTACTCTTTGATTGACTCATAGACAAAATTGTTTAGACACTAAAGATTGAAATATGACATTGGCTAGCCATGACACTagcattaaaggagagagagagagagagagagagagagagagagagagagagagagagagagagagagagagagagagagagagagagagagagggtatatgaTGAATTTGCTTTTTTTGTACCTGAGCAGCTCCGATCATAATGCGGATGGCTAAGAGCCAGTAAGGTCCGATCTGCGAGGCTGCAGGGGTCAAGATGGTAAGAAGGGCGGAGGATAGGACACCCAGGAGCAACAGGACTTTCCCTCCTAGGACACCGGCAAGGCGTCCTCCGACGAGTTGCGTCAGGATGAAGCCCCACGAGAAAGCTGAACGAAGTCTCTCCTGCAGGTCGGCAGCCCAGACGAATTCTCCCTCCTGTGGgagataaaaaaagaattattgcgTTATTTTGTTCATAGCTGATAATGCAGTTCAAGTACTTAAATATTTATCTGCTTGTTCCTTTGTTTCTTTGTTATGGTACATTCATCTGACTTTGTGATTGATTGAATAATTTAGAGTTCTCTGACATCCTGATATCTTGATTTTGTGAAACTCTCGTTGAATTTGTGATTTTATCCAAATTATAAATGATTTTCCGAAACTTTCCTTGTAAGGTCGTGGATTTCTTGACTTTTCTCATTAATCGTTTGAAAGTTTAAAATAAGAAACAATATTGATGACAACAACGGGTAcctctagtgataataataacacgtTTATTCCTCTTAATAAAGGGAGTCCCATGATACAGCTTCATCTCAATCTGTACAATTACTAAGACAAACAGTTATTTTCTAATTAATCAAACTTCGGTATTACAAGCAAAATCTAAACTACAAATGGTATAATTGCAGGTTACCGCTCAAAAATGCCGTCTTCAATTGATAGGTAATTAATAACAATTGCATTTAAGAAAACTATCAGAATAGCAAAGGAATTCCTAATCCTAACAATAAATCGATATTTTCTACTTATATAAGATAGCTTCGATTTTTAACTGAATATTTCCATACTGATAAAGATATTACGTCAAGAGAGGCTCGGGATATTTAATTTGCTATCTACTTATTTTCTAGGTAAATATTTTCATACAGAGACAAAAATTTTACACCCGAAGATACTGGGATATACAGTACGCAATCGTGATGATTTCTAAGAAACAATTTCTATCAGTAAAATACATCAGTTTACACCCTTTCTCAAGTGAAATTTGCCACATTTTAATTCATGAGATTTTTATCAAGTTGAACACTTTCATAGTAAACCGAATGTCACAACCAATTAAAATCAAAGCCTCTTACACCTGGCAACTGAAATCAAAGCAACGTAAACTTGACAATGGAAAACAAAGCAACTTAAACCCGACAACGGAAATCAAAATAACTTACAGATGACAATGGAAATCTAAGCCACTTACGCCAGGTATTTGAAATCAAAGCAACTTACACCTGGCAATGGAAATCAAAACACCTGACAATGGAAATCAAAGCAACTTATACCTGAGAATGGAAATCAAAGTAACTTAAACCAGACAATGGAAAACAAAACAACTTACCCTGACAATGGAAATCAAAGCCACTTACGCCTGACAATGGAAATCAAAACAAGTTACAATGACAATGAAATCAAAACAAGTTACATATGACAATGAAATCAAAACAACTCACCTGGCAATGGAAATCAAAACAAGTTACATGTGACAATGGAATTCACAGCAACTTACACATGACAATAGAAATCAAAGCAACATACACCCTGACATTGAAAATCAAAGTAACTTATACCTGGCAATGGAAATCAAAGCGTTACACCTggctattgaaataaaaaaaaagaaatacttacaCCTGGGGGCACTGGTTTCTCCACCATTCTGGGTTTCGAAGCAGACAGTCGATGGATATTTCTGGTTGGGCAGCGCAATCTCTGAATTATCATTTGTCTTGTGCTTGTTTTTTctcctgaaagagaaaaaaaacgaaGACTTATTTTCGAGTTCAAGATCATCAcgcaaaaaaataagatttttaactATTAAGATTTTAAAGTTAAAAAACATCACTTTAGGCTGAGAATATTTTTATGCTGATAAAATTTTCACATAATCTTGAAGTTATCTTTAAATGGTTTATTATAATCTTCAAGTATCTTAGTAAtgtctttgaaaaaaatatatactatgtaAGAATCTTAGTATTCGTTTTATGTTAAATTACCTCCTACCTTAAAGAAAGACTAATTGCTAAGAAAATTacagtctgatctctctctctctctctctctctctctctctctcctctctcctctctctctctctctctctctctctctctctctctctctaagaaaaaaaaaaacatggctgaCCTTTGACTCCTCCTCCTCTGATTCTTCCTCCCcttcttcgtcatcatcatcatcatcatcgtcgtcgtcgtcgtcatcatcatcatcatcatcgtcgtcgtcgtcgtcagaaTCCTCTtcactgctactgctgctgctactgctgctactactactactgctactgctgctgccaTCCTCATCGAAATCTATTCTCAGCGACCCGTTGATCTTCCTGTACATTCGGCTCCGACGACTTCCCAGGAGTCGTTCCCGTAGAAGTTCAGATCGTCGTCTTCCAAAGAGTACCATTTCCCTCCCCTCGTTGCTGCTGTTCGAGAAGTCCTGCAGCAGGTACTCGTCCGATTCGGAGCTCGAGGACGATTCGCTACTGCCTCGAAGACTCGCTGGAATTACTCGCGCTACTGTTGCTGTTGCCTGAGCTCCAGTCTTTGCCCAACAGCCATTCCAGACTGTTGTCCTCGTCGGTGTCGTCGTTATCATTTTCTTCGTCGTCATCCTCATGttcctcttcgtcttcttcttcttcttcttcttcctcttcctcctcctcttcaccttctccttcctcttcttcttcttcctcctcctctccttcttcatcttctcctttcccttttccttcttcttcctcttcctcctcttcttcttcttcttcttcctcttcattgttATCTTCTTCATCCTTTTTCCTGCGCTCTTGCATTACTTTCTTGTCAGCGGTGTCAGTGCTTCCATTCTTGCCATCCTGACAGTTTCCTAAAATTGCACAGCCTTCACTACTGTTGTTTTCAGACAAGAGATGTTTGTCATCAACAGTGCGCTTTTGGCGAGAATTCTGCAGGGTTTCATTCACGGCAGCATCAGTTTGGTTGATAATTTCTTTCTCTGTCGTCAATGGAACTGCTGTAGAAAACACGTCCTTTTCTGGAACTGTTCTGGGAGGTGGATTAATACTGACATCAAGAGCAGACGCTTCGGTTACTGCACCTTTTTCCTTTTCTGGAACTGTTCTGGGAGGTGGACTGATACTGACATCAAAAGCAGACGCTTCGGTTGCTGCACCTTTGTCCTTTTCTGGAACTGTTCTGGGAGGTGGATTGATACTGACACCAAGAGCAGATGCTTCAGTTGTTGCACCTTTGTCCTTTTCTGAAACTGTTCTGGAAGGTGGATTGATACTGACACCAAGAGCAGATGCTTCAGTTGTTGCACCTTTGTCCTTTTCTGAACTGTTCTGGAAGGTGGATTGATACTGACATCAAGAGCAGATGCTTCCGAGGCTGCACCTTTGTTGGGTTCTGTAGTAGGGAAGGTTGTTATTATTTCTTGCTCTGGGGTAACACCAGAAATGGTAGCTACAGGAATTGTCGTTTTTGTGTTTGAAGTACTGAAGGTAATTATAGGTTCGCGTTCAGAAGTCACAGAAGGGTTAGACGTGGTGGTTGAAGTTGATGTTGCTGTAGGAGTGCGGGAGGTTATTGCCATTGTTGATGGACTGAGAGATGAGGAGGAAGATTCTGTTACAGTATCATCTTGCAGAGTTGTTGGATAATGGATCGTATTTCCCGTTTCTGCAGTATTTTCATTAACTACTCCGATGGTTGTTAAATGTTCCGTAACTTTTGGTGATGAACTTGCAGCAGAATTCTCTTGTGAAAAGGTGATACCCAATGATGAGGAATGGGTGGGGATATGAGATGTAACTACCACGCCCGGACTATTGGATGAAAGAGGTTCAGGTATCTTAGTCGATGGTGCCCTCCTCCCATCACCAGTCAGCATAGATACTGACTCCATGTTGGATGGAGTAACAGTGATTATATCTCCTAATGTGGTGGGCACaatattttctacagaattagCGGTAACAATATCAGAGGCTGAATCTGTTGGAGAGTCGGAGGTGGAGAAACTCATCTCTACATCCTGAAAGTTTGCAAAAGTTGTTTCGTCAAAAGCTACAGTAGTCATATCCTCAGGAAACATTTGAGTGGCCATTGTCTCAAACTGGCCCTC from Palaemon carinicauda isolate YSFRI2023 chromosome 5, ASM3689809v2, whole genome shotgun sequence encodes:
- the LOC137641603 gene encoding LOW QUALITY PROTEIN: uncharacterized protein (The sequence of the model RefSeq protein was modified relative to this genomic sequence to represent the inferred CDS: deleted 5 bases in 4 codons); amino-acid sequence: MAPQHQASHPAATATPSAPPLPSSSSSAQECRDDISVEEGGGCGQGIVTCGGELTNSPRLATRHVLVLLGFFGFINIYMLQLNLLVALPIMVNHTAIHGMDFSMNSMGFQAILKEPAAKENDPPDTNGTTSGNKTRTRTITGHGDTVGGTDYILSQEIGPPPRDSRGRHPGIPSVNLLPPEVRYGEESSSDRLEDELIEAQMNKTLANGYNDTDGDTTTIQYINDDGITTVLPGMAETFSPDDEYTTIVSDDPFTEMPMSLDDEGQFETMATQMFPEDMTTVAFDETTFANFQDVEMSFSTSDSPTDSASDIVTANSVENIVPTTLGDIITVTPSNMESVSMLTGDGRRAPSTKIPEPLSSNSPGVVVTSHIPTHSSSLGITFSQENSAASSSPKVTEHLTTIGVVNENTAETGNTIHYPTTLQDDTVTESSSSSLSPSTMAITSRTPTATSTSTTTSNPSVTSEREPIITFSTSNTKTTIPVATISGVTPEQEIITTFPTTEPNKGAASEASALDVSINPPSRTVQKRTKVQQLKHLLLVSVSPPSRTVSEKDKGATTEASALGVSINPPPRTVPEKDKGAATEASAFDVSISPPPRTVPEKEKGAVTEASALDVSINPPPRTVPEKDVFSTAVPLTTEKEIINQTDAAVNETLQNSRQKRTVDDKHLLSENNSSEGCAILGNCQDGKNGSTDTADKKVMQERRKKDEEDNNEEEEEEEEEEEEEEEGKGKGEDEEGEEEEEEEEEGEGEEEEEEEEEEEEEDEEEHEDDDEENDNDDTDEDNSLEWLLGKDWSSGNSNSSASNSSESSGSSESSSSSESDEYLLQDFSNSSNEGREMVLFGRRRSELLRERLLGSRRSRMYRKINGSLRIDFDEDGSSSSSSSSSSSSSSSSSEEDSDDDDDDDDDDDDDDDDDDDDDDDEEGEEESEEEERKNKHKTNDNSEIALPNQKYPSTVCFEPRMVEKPVPPGEGEFVWAADLQERLRSAFSWGFILTQLVGGRLAGVLGGKVLLLLGVLSSALLTILTPAASQIGPYWLLAIRIMIGAAQGVCVPAMQCLLAQWAPPMERTIMVAFTYSGLIVGAALGGPVSEWAVLVIGWRALFYFQGVMALVFCIVWQVLVSENPSKLSTITSQERNQITAAIGASHAGRGLPIPWPHIFRSRHVLAIVLAETGISWARFTLLHHAREFAVTVLHIPSHQVRVTWGTALFATWVIAIVYAIAADWVRRTHRQSTDVVRRTAIAICALLTASCLVGIAQSSCKQMALLVWSSMALVLGISASFSTYYVNTIELAPNHAAAISGLSGTFGAAVQILSPLYVGYLTEGQATLERWRMAWYTGAIILVLTSCLNFLMSTSKEQVWNRPVAVPVYPKTDASRLVQRRTRESPPPQPGPSRGHKNEGFVFTEGL